The following nucleotide sequence is from Komagataeibacter medellinensis NBRC 3288.
GCCCCCTGCCGCCAGAGTGGGCGGGTACGGGCATACCGGCCCATGGGTCATGCAGCGGCTGGAGGCAGCGCGCCCGCATGGCCCAGCCCCTGCAGCATGATGGCCAGGTTGGCCCGATCCATCACCGCGCTGTAGGTCAGGCGCGGCTGGCCACCCGCATCGTACCACATCAGCCAGAACATCTGGCCTTCGGGGCCTGCCACATATTCCAGCCACAGCGTATCACCCGTCTCGGCGTGGGTGAGCAGCGGGGCGGGCAGCACGCTGCCGCGCACCTGCCCCGCGCCATGGGGGTGGCCGTGGCGTGTATCAGTGCGGTAACGCGCATTGGCGCAGGTAAAAGGGGCGTGCATGTCACCCTACATGCACGCGGGCGGCACCTGCCTGTCAACACCGTCTTCCCTGCGGGGCGCACAGGTGCTTAACCTTGCCACCATGAAACGGACCAAAACGGGCATGCGCCCGCCCCATGGCGCCCGCGCGGGCACTCGCCTCCGCCTTGCCTGCCTGCTGGCGCTGTCGGGGCTTGCGGGGTGCGCCGGGCCGGTAAGCGTGCGGCAGGTCTCGTTGGTGCACAGCTACCGTGAGAGCATACGCAGCACATTGCTGGGCGGCGCGCCGAGTGACAATACGCTGATCGTACTGCGCCGCCATGCGCTGCTGGCCACATGGCGCGCCCACCCCGACCGCGCCATTGCCGCCCTGCGTGCACAGGCCGCAGGCCACGAGGATGTGGGCGATGTGCTGTTCGCACTGGCGGAACTGAGCTACCGGCAGGGCCTGCGCCACCACCACGCGCCTGATTTCCTGGCCGCGGCCCTGTATGCCTATGCCTACCTGCAACCGGGACAGGCTGGGGAGACGGCGGGGTATGACCCGCGCTTCAGGCAGGCGTGTGATTTTTACAATTTCGGGCTGGCGGCGGCACTGGGCACGCCGGTCACGGTGGCCAGCGGCACGCTGGCGCTGCCCTTTGGCACAATCGACCTTGTGGCCGACCCCGCGCAACTGCGCTGGCACGGTCGCGTGCTGGACAATATCCGCCCCACGGCCACCATGGCGGTAAGTGGCATAAACAACGTGTACCGCACCCCCGGCCTGGGCGAGGCACTGACCGCGCAGGCCCGGCCCGATCCCGCCGTGACGCCGGGCAGCCCCCCCGTGCCCGATACCGATGCCAGCTTCAGCGTATCGGACCGGCTGCGCGTGCCCGCCAGCGTGCTGGTGGAGATGGACAACCCCCGCGCGCAGGTACTGGGCACGCAGTTGCACGGGCGGCTGGTGCTGCGCGTCATGGCGCCAGACACCGCCACCACCGCCATTGATGGCGCCCGCGTGCCCGTGGCCTATGACCAGACGGCCGGCCGCGCGCTGGCGCTGGTCGATACCGCGCTGGGCACCAAGGAATACCGTGGCTTTTTTGATGGCACCACCTTTGACGGCACCCGCCCGCGCCTTGTGGCCATGACCCCGCACCACCGGGGCAACATGCCGGTCATATTCGTGCATGGCACGGCCTCCAGCCCATACCGCTGGGCCAGCATGGCCAATGACCTGCTGGAAGACCCGCGCATCCGCGACCATTTCGATTTCTGGTTCTTCTCCTACGCCACCGCCAGTCCCATCCCGTATTCCGCATGGCAACTGCGCCAGGCAATAGAACAGGCGGTGGCGGAACTGGGCGGCGTGGCGGCAGACCCGGCGCTTGGTCACATAACACTGGTGGGCCACAGCCAGGGCGGGCTGCTGGCGCGCATGCTGGTGATCGACCCCGGAAGCCGACTGTGGGATGGCACGGCGGGCCGCCCGCTCTCATCCTTCCACCTTGATGCCAAAACCCGCGCGCTGGTGAAAAACACGATGTTCCCCACCGCCATGCCCGGGATTGACCGCGTGGTGTTCATTTCCACCCCCCAGCATGGCAGCTACCTGGCCGGAATGTCGGTTGCGCGCCTGATCGGCAGCATGGCCAGCCTGCCGCTGAGCCTGAGCGAAACCGCGCGTGAGATCGTGACCAGCGCCGCCCGCGACAGCCCGAACCTGCGCAACACCATCCCACGCCTTGGTAGTGTGTACGCCATGTCACCGCGCAGTGCGTTCATGCGCACGCTGCCCACCATTCCCATCGTGGCGGATGTGCACACCCATTCCATCATACCCGTATGCGGCAACCCGCGCGACCTGGCCCATGCCGATGATGGCGTGGTCTCGTATGAAAGTGCCCACATACCCGGCGTTGAATCCGAACTGGTGGTACGCAATTCCGCACATTCCACCCAGTCCAACCCCGTTACCATAAACGAGGTGCAGCGCATCCTGCTTGAACAGCTTGCCGCCCACCCCAACCTGTCTCCCCCCACCACGCCATGGCTGGCCGGGCAATGAGGGCGCACTGGCCCCATGCTGCCGGGCTATGGGCGGGGCGGCTGGCATGGGCCATGGCCACGGTGTGGGGGGCTGCGGCACTGTACTATTCCACCATTGTGCCCGATGGGCTGCGGGTGGCGCTGGCGGTGGCTTTTCCCGCCTGCATGGTGGCTTTTGGCTGGCTGCCACGCGCGGGTCTGCGCCATGGCATGCGCGCAGCATTGGTGGCGCTGCTGGGGGTGTGGTACGGAACCGACCCGCCGCGCAATGACCGCCGGTGGGCGGAAGAATACGCCGTGCCGGCCGATGCATGGCGCACGGGTGATGTGGTGCATGTACACAACGTACGCAATTTCCGCTACCGTACCACCAGCGATTACAGACCCGCTTGGTACGATGCCAGCTATGACCTGAACCGGCTGGAGAGCGTGGACCTTGTCACCTCCTACTGGGCGGGACGGAACATCGCGCATGTGTTCCTGAGCTTTGGCTTCAGTGATGGGCAGCATCTTGCCATTTCCATCGAGACACGCAGGCAGGCGCGCTTTGCCTATTCCACCATTGCCGGTTTCTTCCACCACTACGAACTGTTTTACGTGACCGCCGATGAGCGCGACCTGATTGGCGTGCGTACCGACGTGCGGCGTGAGCGGGTGTACCTATACCGCCTTGACCTGAAGCCCGAGACCCGCCAGCGGCTGTTCCTGAGCTACATGGCCGCCATACACAACATTACCCACCACCCGCTATGGTACAACACCCTGACCGATAACTGCACCACGGGCATCCTGGCGCGCGCGGGGGCAAGGCTGCGCTACCGGTTTGACTGGCGCGTGATCCTGAGCGGTCATACGGCAGACATGGCGTATGACATGAACCTGCTTGGCCCCTACGACCCGAAACACTACCCCGACTATGACGCGCTGCATGCCGCAAGCCGCATCTGGCGCGCGCCAGATGCGGTGATCGGGCCGGATTATTCCACCGCCATCCGCGCAACCCTGCCCCCGCCCGAGGGGCCGGGGATGCCCTGAAATAATGGAAGCTTTTGGTAAAGCCGTTTTAAAGCATCAAAAAACGGCACCTTCCGTAAAAATA
It contains:
- a CDS encoding esterase/lipase family protein → MSPYMHAGGTCLSTPSSLRGAQVLNLATMKRTKTGMRPPHGARAGTRLRLACLLALSGLAGCAGPVSVRQVSLVHSYRESIRSTLLGGAPSDNTLIVLRRHALLATWRAHPDRAIAALRAQAAGHEDVGDVLFALAELSYRQGLRHHHAPDFLAAALYAYAYLQPGQAGETAGYDPRFRQACDFYNFGLAAALGTPVTVASGTLALPFGTIDLVADPAQLRWHGRVLDNIRPTATMAVSGINNVYRTPGLGEALTAQARPDPAVTPGSPPVPDTDASFSVSDRLRVPASVLVEMDNPRAQVLGTQLHGRLVLRVMAPDTATTAIDGARVPVAYDQTAGRALALVDTALGTKEYRGFFDGTTFDGTRPRLVAMTPHHRGNMPVIFVHGTASSPYRWASMANDLLEDPRIRDHFDFWFFSYATASPIPYSAWQLRQAIEQAVAELGGVAADPALGHITLVGHSQGGLLARMLVIDPGSRLWDGTAGRPLSSFHLDAKTRALVKNTMFPTAMPGIDRVVFISTPQHGSYLAGMSVARLIGSMASLPLSLSETAREIVTSAARDSPNLRNTIPRLGSVYAMSPRSAFMRTLPTIPIVADVHTHSIIPVCGNPRDLAHADDGVVSYESAHIPGVESELVVRNSAHSTQSNPVTINEVQRILLEQLAAHPNLSPPTTPWLAGQ
- a CDS encoding Lnb N-terminal periplasmic domain-containing protein; this encodes MRAHWPHAAGLWAGRLAWAMATVWGAAALYYSTIVPDGLRVALAVAFPACMVAFGWLPRAGLRHGMRAALVALLGVWYGTDPPRNDRRWAEEYAVPADAWRTGDVVHVHNVRNFRYRTTSDYRPAWYDASYDLNRLESVDLVTSYWAGRNIAHVFLSFGFSDGQHLAISIETRRQARFAYSTIAGFFHHYELFYVTADERDLIGVRTDVRRERVYLYRLDLKPETRQRLFLSYMAAIHNITHHPLWYNTLTDNCTTGILARAGARLRYRFDWRVILSGHTADMAYDMNLLGPYDPKHYPDYDALHAASRIWRAPDAVIGPDYSTAIRATLPPPEGPGMP